CCACCCGTAGCCGAGACCCACCTCCGCCTGGACCCTGCACGAGCGGCGGCTGCTGGGGGTTGGCCGGCGCGGCAGCGCCTCTGGCCGGTGGCGCCATGGCTGCAGGCCGAGGCTGGCGGCGCGTTGGGGGAGAAGAGAGCCACGGAGAGGAGAAGAGGTTCTGGGGAGAGGGGGTAGTAGTGGCAGCGGAGGAGCGGCCGGCCGACGACGACGAGGTGGAAGGAGAAGCGACCGGTGCAGGTGGAAGGAGAGGCGGCCGGTGCTCCGTCGACCTCTTGTGCAAGAAGAGAGGCAGGAGGAGTGAGAGAATGAGGAAGAGAGCTGACAtgtggccccacatgtcagttagaAGTCAAACAATCAGTTTTCTTACGTGTGAGCCCCAACTGTCATAATCACGATCAACTAtgatttgggttttttgaaaTAGCCGACCCCTGACTTGGTAGTTATCAGCAGAAAAAAAATCGGTAGTTTTTTAAACCCTAGCTTGAATtgtagtagttttatgctatttactctaATTGCTTGGCCACTCAGATTTATATATGCTCTTTGGTGCAGACAGTTCTTCCACAGCTCAGTTTTTTTAAAGCTGAAGGAGCGAATTGAACGGGGGACAAGTCTCAAGCACGAGGCGATCTAGGATCTCTCCTCTATCCCCTTGGGATTTGAGACTGGCTGCGGAGGAGCTTGCACAGCAGCTTCCAAGCCCACCTAGGCTCCGTAAAACGCACGAGGTGGTGTGATCGCAAGTTGACCCCGCAAATCTCGATAGCCTTAACAATGGCGATCAATTCGTCGGAAGTTGACGCCGCGAATCTCAATGGCCTTGACAATGGCGATATTAATTCGTCGGAACCTGCCATATCCGAACTCCCAAGCTCCATCGAGCTCAAGTTGGCCCTCCACCACCCCAATGGCGCACGCCCAAGCCAAATCACTCACGCCTACTGGTCCTTCTGCTACTATATAAACACGCACGGCGACCAAAACCTTGCAACAGTAGCTATAGTGGTACTGGTAGAGTGGTAGTAGCTCACCAAGGTTTAGCAAATCGTGTGCCGTGCCATGTCACTACGCCGCAGCTCAGCGGCTGCGCTCGCGGCGCTGCTGGcgctggcggtgctgctgggcaCGTCGGCGGACGATGGCGGCCAGGGCCAACCAATCGTGGCGCGCGTGAGCAAGGACGCCTCCACCTCCCTCTACACCATCGCCATCAAGGTCGGCGGCGTGCCGCTCCTCGTCGACCTCGCCGGCCCGATGCTCTGGCTCGCCAACTGCCCCACCCCGCACCGCATCATCCCCTGCGTCTCCCACGACTGCGACGACGTCTCCACTACGTACCGCCCGCCTGGCTGCCCGAAGCCCAACCTTCGCGGAGACGGGCCGTGCGCCTGCCCCGCATACCCGCGCAACCCGGTCGACGGGCGCTGCCGCTCTGACGACGCCACCACGATCACCCTCGCCGCCAATGCCATGGACGGTCAGAACCCGCTCTACCTGGTCACCTTCCGCGCCGTCGGGTCCTGCGCGCCAGGGGAGCTCCTGGAGTCGCTCCCGGCGGGAGCGGCCGGCGTCGCGGGCCTCTCAAGGCTACCGCTGTCGCTACCGACCCAGTTCGCGTCCTTGCTCAAGGTAGCGAACGAGTTCGCGTTGTGCCTGcccagcggcggcgacggcgtggcAGTCTTCGGCGGCGGCCCGTTCCAGCTCCTGGCGGCGCCGCCCGTGGAGCTCGCCGAGCGCCTCCGCGAGAACCCGCTCCCGCTCCTCAAGCACCCCTACAACGGCGGCTACTACTTCGGCATCACCGGCATCGCCGTGAACCAGCAGCGCGTGCCGACGCCGGACGGCGTCTTCG
The Aegilops tauschii subsp. strangulata cultivar AL8/78 chromosome 3, Aet v6.0, whole genome shotgun sequence genome window above contains:
- the LOC109751200 gene encoding chitinase CLP; the encoded protein is MSLRRSSAAALAALLALAVLLGTSADDGGQGQPIVARVSKDASTSLYTIAIKVGGVPLLVDLAGPMLWLANCPTPHRIIPCVSHDCDDVSTTYRPPGCPKPNLRGDGPCACPAYPRNPVDGRCRSDDATTITLAANAMDGQNPLYLVTFRAVGSCAPGELLESLPAGAAGVAGLSRLPLSLPTQFASLLKVANEFALCLPSGGDGVAVFGGGPFQLLAAPPVELAERLRENPLPLLKHPYNGGYYFGITGIAVNQQRVPTPDGVFDLDAGSGTGGAVFSTVTPYTALRWDIYWPLRNAFDVATSGIARADKVAPFDLCYQASALTVTRVGYAVASIELMLDGGRNWTLPGASSLVQVNDNTVCFAFVQMASSMPAAIDSPAVILGGHQMENNLLMFDLVKETFAFSGLLLGIRTTCSNFNFTMGSSY